The segment ATTTAAATTAGTATGAGTTGAATATCATTAATTCATGTAGTTGAGGTTACGATTTATGAAGGCATTATTTCGATCGTTACATGAAGACCGACGTATGAAAAGTATTCCAGCAGCTAAAATAAAAAATTTAAGGAAATTGAAAGTATCGAGCATTTCATAAAAGAATTAGAAAAGTGTATTGATTTTTATATTTCGAAACGAGTGAAGGCAAAATTAAAAATGAGTCCAGTACAATACCGAACGATTTTATAAATCACTCATTTACCTATAAATGAAATTCCCTCTTAACTATCTTCGCTACTTCTTTAGCACTTAAGTTTGTATTGTTAATCTTGATATAGTTTTGGAATGTGATTTCACCTTCTAACGAATTTAATCTATGTTTCTCCATTGTGCATTTTAAGTCATTCTCAGACCATTCAATATCTCTTTTTTTAGGCTTATGTTCTAGCCTATTTGGGGTTTTATTTCGCTCAAGTCTCTCTTCTACGTCTGCCTCCAATTCCACATAGTAAACAGTGGCTCCTCTAGACTCGAAAAGTTGGGTAAGGCGCTTAACATAATCCCAATCCGACTCTAGATCAAACAACCAAACATAAGTAAAGACCATTCCATACAAATTACTCTTTGAAACCTCTTCAAAAATTTCCTGACGAAACAAATTTACTAATCTTTTCCCTTCTTTTGTACTGTAATCAAAAAAATGATTAACTAAATCAATCGTCATATGATTATGAAAAAGTTTTAAATCTGTTATTTTTGCTAGCTCCTGCCCAACTGTCATTTTACCAACCGCTTGTGGTCCAAATATATGAACAAATTTCATAAAATCCCTCCCAAGAAAACTTCCCTTTAGTTCAATAACAAAAAAAGAACTGTATTTGCAACTCAATTATCTTCAAGTAAAGCCCTCGTTCGTATTTCAAGAAGATGAAATATTCAAAGCGTAATAAACGAAACTTAGCCTCTGTCCATTCATTTCGAATGCTTCACTACTAATACCTATTCTCTCAAATCCATTTTTCTCTAAAATTCTTTGGGATGCTAAGTTATTAGTTGTTGTTTTGGCTTTGATCTGTTTTACGTCTTCGTTAGTTATGGTATCTACTAATATTTTCAATGCTTTATTAGCAATTCCTTTACCAGTATATGCTTGCCCCACCCTATAACCGAGGTAACCGATTTTATCAGATTCATCAATATCCACTAAATTTATCCTTCCTAGAATGGAGCTATCTTTATCTTTAATTAAGTAGAAATATGAACTTCCTTTAACTTGTTCTTCAAGTAACGTTTCATGTCTTTTTTTAAAATACTCTGGGTTATAGTATTCATCTCCACGCGTCGGAACCATTTCCTCGAAAAAAGTTCTGTTTTCAAGTTCAAAATTTAGCAAATCTTCTGCGTCTGAAGCACGTAATTTTTCAATAAATATATTCATTTGTACAAACCACCATTCAATTTTAATCGATTTCTAATTGAACAAGTTCTATAAAAATAGCGTTAATCCCTTCTTGGATCAACGCCTCCATTACCTATATAAGAAAAACTATTTATTCTTTTGTTG is part of the Solibacillus sp. FSL K6-1523 genome and harbors:
- a CDS encoding AAA family ATPase, producing MKFVHIFGPQAVGKMTVGQELAKITDLKLFHNHMTIDLVNHFFDYSTKEGKRLVNLFRQEIFEEVSKSNLYGMVFTYVWLFDLESDWDYVKRLTQLFESRGATVYYVELEADVEERLERNKTPNRLEHKPKKRDIEWSENDLKCTMEKHRLNSLEGEITFQNYIKINNTNLSAKEVAKIVKREFHL
- a CDS encoding GNAT family N-acetyltransferase gives rise to the protein MNIFIEKLRASDAEDLLNFELENRTFFEEMVPTRGDEYYNPEYFKKRHETLLEEQVKGSSYFYLIKDKDSSILGRINLVDIDESDKIGYLGYRVGQAYTGKGIANKALKILVDTITNEDVKQIKAKTTTNNLASQRILEKNGFERIGISSEAFEMNGQRLSFVYYALNISSS